CCAAAGATAATGCAGCCAATTTTTATGGTTTCTAAAGAAAATAATATGTTCTATTTTGAATTATTTCTTCTATTTTTAATTATTTCCATTTTTTAGAATGAATTCCCATCAGAATAAGAGATAAAAAAGAGTTTAAGAAGTTTGGTTATTTGTTTTCAGGTAATATACCCACAAACTTCTTGATCCGTTCCATGATTCCCTCATTATCTGGCTGGACTGGTTTGTATTCTTTTCCAACCAAGTCCGCTGCCAGTTGCATTATTTCATTGCTTATGGGAGAAGCCGGGTTTAACTCCATCACTGAACTTCCCAGGGCTATGGAACGATCCATTTCCCGGTCATAGGAGATCACCGAAATCATGGGAACTTCCAGTATGGATTCAATTTCATTAACTGAAAGCAGGAAATTATCATCGTACCACATGTTTAAAACAAAACCAAGTATTTCAATGTTAAGTTCATTCAAGAGTATTCTGATCTTCAAAGCATCGGCCACTGCAGGCATGGTGGAATTAGTAACTAGTATGGCCTCAGTGTCCTCGGGTAATGCTTCGAATATGTTGGAATTAATCCCCGAGGGTAGGTCCATGAGGAAGATATTTCCATAGGAAGATATTTCTTCCATTATCCTTTTCCAGGATACATAGTTAGGATTGATAGTTTTTAAGGTTTCAAAGTGCATACCTGTGGGTATTACCAGCGCTCCCTGATTAACCTGGTAGACACAATCTTGAACCGCTTTGTCACGCATCAGGACATCGTGTAGTGTCACTTCTGGATTTAGAAGTCCGGTGATAACATCCATATTGGACATCATCAAGTCCAAGTCCAACATGACCACTTCTTCCCCGAAAAGACTTAGAGCTACGCCTAAGTTAAAGGTGAGGGAGGTTCTTCCCACTCCTCCTTTTCCAGATGCAAGAGCAATAAATCTCGACATAGTTATTCCCTAAAATTTAAAATTAAAATTTTTATCTCCTGCCGAGTAGTCCTTCCACTAGTTTGGATATGACACCTTTTTTGTCTGGTTCAATTGGCTGGTACTCTTCACCGATTAGATCCGCTCCCAGTTGCATTATTGCATTGCTGGTTGGGGATTTAGGATTTTTAACTACTAAAGGTTCTCCGAAGGCTGCTGCCCGGCTGACTTCGTTGTCTTCGGGGATTACAGCTATGACTGGTACTTCCAGTATAGTTTCAATTTCACTGATGGTGAGGAATGTTTTATCGTGTTGTTCTCGGTTAATAACCACACCCAATATGTCCACACCTAATCGGTTGGCTACGATTTTGGTCTTGAGAGCGTCACTGATGGATGGTACTTCTGGAGTGGTGACCAGTATCATTTCCTGAGCTGCGGCTATGGCGGCTAGGGCATCTTTTTCCAATCCCGCTGGGGCGTCAATTAATAATATATCAGCACTTTCAATGAGTATCTCTAGTGCACTTTCCAGACGGTCCATTTTTATCTTACGAAGACCTTCCAGTGATATTCCAGCAGGGACTACTTTAACCCCTCCCGGCCCTTCATAAATTGCATCTTCAATATCTGCATCTCCAGAAAGTACATCATGTAGAGTCACTGATTTTCCTTCCATACCCAGGATCAGTTCCAGGTTAGCCATGGCCACATCGGCATCGAGAACTATGACCTCTTCCCCATAAGTAGCCAGGGAAACTCCTAAATTTGCAGTGATAGTTGTTTTTCCAACTCCACCTTTCCCTGATGCAACTGTTATCACTCTTGTCATCCAATTCCTCCTAAAATTATTTCCACCTAACTTTTTTCATCTTAAAACTTTTTTATAAATCAATAATCTTCAATTAAATCCTCATTCAGTTAAATCTTAACTGAATTCTACGTTAATCTCGAATCTCTCCACCACTTCTGGGTATTGTCGGAAACTCTTTTTAATGGCAATTTCTGCTATGTTAATGATCTGTCTTCTAAGGTTAACTGCAGTTCGGTTCTGTCCCATTATTCGGTTTAAGAATCCTTGGCTTTCATATTCAGTGATGATATTGATTGTCCCACTTAGATCTTTGTAATTGTCAAGGAAGACCATGACTTCTGTTCCCTTTATTTTAGGAATACCCAGTACAGATTTTTTGATGAGGTTCATCAGGACTAATTCAACCCGTTCCACATCATCATCATCAATGATACCACCGCTATATGATTGTAATAAGTTTTCCACATCATCATCTTGAACATCTTTAATACCATACTTTTTAAGAAGTTCTGACCGGTCTACTGGTATTTCATCATCTATATCAGAAGATTCAGATTCTATTTCTGTTTTAGCTAATGGTGTTTCTGATTTAGTGCCAACCACTGATTCTTCTGGCGTATTACTGACTGATGAATAATCAACATACTCATCCAAACCTCCAGAAGAGGGAGGCTCATCACTCATTTCCTCTCCTTTAGGAGGCTCATTTAAAGATGTTTCAAGTTCATTAGCCAACGTTGATTTTTCAACATTTTGAGCTGATTTATCAACAGACTCATCCAACCCAACTGAGGGAGATGATTCAACCTCTTCATCCATTTCCAGTTCTTTAATGGGTTCTTCTGATGGTTGTTCCTTTAACGATGAATCAGTTTTTTCAGTAATAGATGATTCAACAACCTTTTCAACCGATTCCACATCCTCAGATAGATTTTTAGCACTAGCTTCGATTTTATCTGAATCTTGAACTTCCGGTTCTATGATAGTGGAGTTTACAGTTTCTACAGATTCTTCAGAAGTTTCGGATGACTTTTTTTTCAGTTCACCAATAACATCGTAAACAACGGAATCTGTTTCTATGGTGTATGGTTTGTTGAGATCAAGTAAATAGTCCACTTGGGATGGACCTACATCAAAGACCTCAATTAATGTGTTTTTATTATCCAAAGCAGAATTTATTTTTTCCAGTGCTTCCCTCTTAGAATATCGTTCATAAGAAGCAGCAACCTGTTTTCCATCTTTATAAAGAATATAACCTTCTTCTGAACTTGAAGTTACTCTAATAAACCCGTTTTTATGATCTTTAGCTAGATCTTCCATTAATTTCGAGAAATCCAACTCGTCAGCATATGAAACCATTGATGGTTTGGTTATGGGCATTTCCATTTATACATCTCCCCATATCCTTACTAAATCCCCTAATTCCTTAACAAATTATCCATATAATAAATTATCCTCATCCCAAATAAATATAATCCCTATTGCAATTTGCATGTTTTATATTTTACTTGCGGATCAGTTTTATTTCTGCCGGAGTAACTATTATAATATTCCTACCATTCTTGCATAATAAGATAGCTTCTCCCCCATCATTATCTCTGAATGCCTTTAATTTTTCCCCAGCTAGTTTGAAATCGTCAGGTGAATCCTTTTCCAGGATACTGATATCCATGATGATTGGATTTTTTTCTTCCAAAACCTGGGCCAGAGCATAATCAAATTCATCAAGATTGTGGATTTTCATTAAAATTATCTCATAGAATGAGTGTTCAGGGACAATGATAGTTTCCTGATCCTCTTTCCCTTCCTCTTCTTCCAAGCCGAGATTTTTCTTTAAATAATCCATGATGTCCTTCATTTTTTAACGTCCCCTATACCTGTATATTCTATTATCGCATCTAATAATATTGACGCCCCACCATGATAAATATCAGCCGCAGGAAGGCCATATTTTTCCTGACACTCACTAAAAAGAATGGCCTGGGACTTATCTTCAGTGAAATTTCTTAAATTAAGGGAAATTCCCACAACTTTGGTGGGTTCCATAGCCTCGATAGCCCGGATCTCTTCTGTGATTCCCACAGGGTGACGGTAGGGATGGTTGAATCGATGACAGACAATGGTGGCTGTGGGTTGTGCTCCCACCAGTATTGCTGCTGATAAACCACGGGGATGAGGATTTCCCCTCTCAGTTAGGCTGGATTGTCCTTCCACAAATATTATATTTGGATCCTTCTCTTCCTCCAGATATTTTATTCCACCCATTACTGCAGAAGCAACATCCATTACTGAAAGGCTACCTGCACGGAAATTCATGTCAACAGGTTGTTCCAAGCCCATTTCATCCGTGGATATAATGCCGGGATTCAATCCAATCTCTTGTGCTGTTTTACCCAGAATACGTGTGGTGGTTCGTTTCCCACATTCTTGAGAGGTTCCTCCCACAAAAACCACCGGTGTTTCCGGTTTATAATCAAGTTTAGGAAGAACTTCGGTACAGGTTTCTGGCGCAGTACCGAATAAATATCTTATGACATCAAGGCGGGGGCTTATCTCTTTTAACTGAACACCTTTGGACTGGGCAAAGGCCAGTAAAGATTGATTGTTATATAATGATAGGGATCTGAAAGAACAGACCACATTCAGACCTAGATCTATGGCCTTAACCGCGTACTTCAGGGCAGGTCCTTCTGCACCAATTGGCAACATTATTGCCACACTACGGGCATCGGTGTTACTTGCTAATTCATCTAAACTGGATGAGATTATATGATTACAAAATTCTTGACCTTGTTTTTTCTTACTATCATCAATAAAGCCAACAGATTCAATGCCTGTAAAATTTGAGAATTTTTCCCCGCCACCACCGCATCCGATGATTATAAAGGGATTTAGTTCTTGCAAATCCTCAACAGAAGTTACAGAATACAAAAGATCACTCCTCTTAAATTTGGTGAAATAGGTGAAATATTACATTACTTATTTATTTAATAAATGTCAAACCAAGATATATACTTTAGGTAGCATGTAAATTCTATTGTGGAGGCAGATTATGATAGAAAGAATACTTAAAGATTTAGGACGAATAAATGGGGTAAGCGGATCTTTAGTGGTTGGAAAAGACGGTTTGATAATAGAAAGCGAAGTTCCAACAGATATTGATTCTGAATTGGTTGCTGCAATGGCTTCGGCTGTTTTTGGTACTGCAGAACGTTCTGCAGAGGAAATGAAACACGAACCACTTCAGCAAGTGATGATTGAGGGTAGTAGAGGTAAAACCCTGATGATCGATGCTGGTGAAGGTATCCTGGTTGTGATTGCAGATATAGATATTAACCTTGGCCTCATCAGGATCGAAATGCGCCGTAGTGCTGAACGAGTGGTTGAATTCCTAACATAAATGGAATTAGGAATTTAAACCCGAACTAACGGTTCATCACTTTAAGTCATCATTTGTTGTTTAATCCAAAAAACCAATATATGAATGATTTTTAGTAAAGGGCAACCAACTTAAAAAACATTAATCAACTTATATGGGGGTAGCACTCTTGAGAAAACCTTACGTTATACTCATTGGAAGTGCTTCAGGGATTGGAAAATCTACCATTGCTTCTGAGTTAGCTAAAGAGCTGGGAATTAAGCATTTAATTGAAACGGACTTCATAAGGGAGATAGTGAGGGGCATAATTGGCCCAGACTATGCACCCGCCCTTCATAGGTCATCATATGATGCTTATGTAACCCTAAAGGATAAACAACGATATGATGGCAACACTGCCAGTTTGATTAGTGCTGGTTTTGAAGAACATGCTTCTTTTGTCATACCTGCCATTGAAAAGGTCATAAAAAGGGCAGTTGATGACTTTGATGATCTAGTAATTGAAGGGGTGCATATGGTTCCCGGATTTCTGGACATAGATAAGTTTAAAGAAGATGCATCCATCCA
This DNA window, taken from Methanobacterium subterraneum, encodes the following:
- a CDS encoding DUF2226 domain-containing protein; protein product: MEMPITKPSMVSYADELDFSKLMEDLAKDHKNGFIRVTSSSEEGYILYKDGKQVAASYERYSKREALEKINSALDNKNTLIEVFDVGPSQVDYLLDLNKPYTIETDSVVYDVIGELKKKSSETSEESVETVNSTIIEPEVQDSDKIEASAKNLSEDVESVEKVVESSITEKTDSSLKEQPSEEPIKELEMDEEVESSPSVGLDESVDKSAQNVEKSTLANELETSLNEPPKGEEMSDEPPSSGGLDEYVDYSSVSNTPEESVVGTKSETPLAKTEIESESSDIDDEIPVDRSELLKKYGIKDVQDDDVENLLQSYSGGIIDDDDVERVELVLMNLIKKSVLGIPKIKGTEVMVFLDNYKDLSGTINIITEYESQGFLNRIMGQNRTAVNLRRQIINIAEIAIKKSFRQYPEVVERFEINVEFS
- the minD gene encoding cell division ATPase MinD, which produces MSRFIALASGKGGVGRTSLTFNLGVALSLFGEEVVMLDLDLMMSNMDVITGLLNPEVTLHDVLMRDKAVQDCVYQVNQGALVIPTGMHFETLKTINPNYVSWKRIMEEISSYGNIFLMDLPSGINSNIFEALPEDTEAILVTNSTMPAVADALKIRILLNELNIEILGFVLNMWYDDNFLLSVNEIESILEVPMISVISYDREMDRSIALGSSVMELNPASPISNEIMQLAADLVGKEYKPVQPDNEGIMERIKKFVGILPENK
- a CDS encoding DUF1611 domain-containing protein, which codes for MYSVTSVEDLQELNPFIIIGCGGGGEKFSNFTGIESVGFIDDSKKKQGQEFCNHIISSSLDELASNTDARSVAIMLPIGAEGPALKYAVKAIDLGLNVVCSFRSLSLYNNQSLLAFAQSKGVQLKEISPRLDVIRYLFGTAPETCTEVLPKLDYKPETPVVFVGGTSQECGKRTTTRILGKTAQEIGLNPGIISTDEMGLEQPVDMNFRAGSLSVMDVASAVMGGIKYLEEEKDPNIIFVEGQSSLTERGNPHPRGLSAAILVGAQPTATIVCHRFNHPYRHPVGITEEIRAIEAMEPTKVVGISLNLRNFTEDKSQAILFSECQEKYGLPAADIYHGGASILLDAIIEYTGIGDVKK
- the minD gene encoding cell division ATPase MinD is translated as MTRVITVASGKGGVGKTTITANLGVSLATYGEEVIVLDADVAMANLELILGMEGKSVTLHDVLSGDADIEDAIYEGPGGVKVVPAGISLEGLRKIKMDRLESALEILIESADILLIDAPAGLEKDALAAIAAAQEMILVTTPEVPSISDALKTKIVANRLGVDILGVVINREQHDKTFLTISEIETILEVPVIAVIPEDNEVSRAAAFGEPLVVKNPKSPTSNAIMQLGADLIGEEYQPIEPDKKGVISKLVEGLLGRR
- the sepF gene encoding cell division protein SepF, translated to MKDIMDYLKKNLGLEEEEGKEDQETIIVPEHSFYEIILMKIHNLDEFDYALAQVLEEKNPIIMDISILEKDSPDDFKLAGEKLKAFRDNDGGEAILLCKNGRNIIIVTPAEIKLIRK
- a CDS encoding roadblock/LC7 domain-containing protein, translating into MIERILKDLGRINGVSGSLVVGKDGLIIESEVPTDIDSELVAAMASAVFGTAERSAEEMKHEPLQQVMIEGSRGKTLMIDAGEGILVVIADIDINLGLIRIEMRRSAERVVEFLT